A stretch of bacterium DNA encodes these proteins:
- a CDS encoding sugar ABC transporter permease, with the protein MANVELTAGSRVYVRRGGFNRERLTFGYTMLAPAIIYMVVLVGVPFFFSLYLSLSDASVGNQVARFVGFQNFIAIFQDPTFRQALRNTVMFTVIAGIAKALLGGILGVLLTQEVRGRRLIRSLVVLPWTLPVVITALAWKWAFDPQFSTINWVANHLHLMSGWPNWLGEPGLAMSAVISVNVWRGVPFGAIVLMAGLSSVPMELLDSAKVDGANFFLRWHYIVVPIIAPILFVGLLFDTVFTLSDLSIIYLLTMGGPMNSTEILPTRAFEIGIQAGALGRGAAISLVLFPILLPIVFFLLRTLRRREAL; encoded by the coding sequence GTGGCGAACGTCGAATTGACGGCCGGGTCTCGAGTGTACGTGAGGCGGGGCGGGTTCAACCGCGAACGCCTCACGTTTGGCTATACCATGCTGGCGCCCGCCATCATTTACATGGTCGTCCTCGTTGGGGTGCCGTTCTTCTTCTCCCTCTACCTCAGCCTCAGCGACGCGTCCGTGGGGAACCAGGTCGCCCGGTTCGTGGGGTTCCAGAACTTCATTGCGATCTTTCAAGACCCCACGTTCCGTCAAGCCCTACGCAACACGGTGATGTTCACGGTCATCGCCGGGATCGCGAAAGCCCTCCTCGGGGGAATTCTGGGCGTCCTCCTGACACAGGAGGTCCGGGGGAGACGGCTGATTCGGTCGCTCGTCGTCCTTCCCTGGACGCTGCCCGTCGTCATCACCGCTCTCGCCTGGAAGTGGGCGTTCGACCCGCAGTTCAGCACGATCAACTGGGTCGCGAACCACCTCCACCTCATGAGCGGGTGGCCGAACTGGCTTGGGGAGCCCGGGTTGGCGATGTCGGCGGTGATTTCGGTCAACGTCTGGCGCGGAGTTCCGTTTGGCGCGATCGTCTTGATGGCCGGGCTGTCCTCGGTCCCCATGGAACTCCTCGACTCCGCAAAAGTGGACGGGGCGAACTTCTTCCTACGGTGGCATTACATCGTCGTGCCGATCATTGCCCCCATCCTCTTCGTCGGCCTGCTCTTCGATACGGTCTTCACGCTCTCGGACCTCAGCATCATCTACCTGCTGACGATGGGGGGGCCGATGAACTCCACGGAGATCCTTCCCACGCGCGCGTTCGAGATCGGCATCCAAGCGGGTGCGTTGGGCCGCGGCGCGGCCATCTCCCTGGTGCTGTTCCCGATCCTGCTCCCCATCGTGTTTTTCCTGCTGCGGACGCTCCGGAGGCGTGAGGCGCTGTGA
- a CDS encoding extracellular solute-binding protein, whose translation MDRALEVRPRKKLNRRQFLTAAGTGVAAAALGRVAPWDVGVAPAQIKGTALRILTWSHFVPAYDKAFDQYAVQWGKDNGVEVRVDHISIDDLPARIASELAAGAGHDIFQMNGQIQTTLYYKHMVDVSDICEKLGKAGGGWLPMAPNLSVVNGHWYGVPEFYIPIPVMWRGDLWKEYNLPSPSTWDNMRTAARIGKSKGHPTGFAISHCNDANHNWRAVFYAFGVHETDPSGKEVAWDSKALRDAMQFSKALWSEGMTSEVFSWDNVSDNRYLDSGVALYIHDALSSLFSVEDSNPTLFNSINAAVPGSEPKGPARSAAVVDVTVLSVWNFSKNQAGAKAFLEQYGGDVKFSLEASKGYNMPYLKSWYKKPMPGIEKHLPKLDLMQDWDKVGLVFGYPGPAAAPAAEVLATFVLPDMLARYCHGDSLEGSIKWGLGQIKGIYAKYK comes from the coding sequence ATGGACCGCGCTCTCGAAGTACGCCCACGCAAGAAGCTCAACCGGCGTCAATTCCTCACGGCAGCAGGGACCGGGGTCGCCGCGGCGGCGCTCGGGCGGGTGGCGCCGTGGGACGTCGGAGTGGCCCCCGCGCAGATCAAGGGCACGGCGCTGCGGATCTTGACGTGGAGCCACTTCGTGCCCGCGTACGACAAAGCCTTCGATCAGTATGCCGTCCAGTGGGGAAAGGACAACGGGGTCGAGGTCCGTGTCGACCACATCAGCATCGACGACCTCCCGGCCCGCATCGCCTCCGAGCTCGCCGCGGGCGCGGGGCACGATATCTTCCAGATGAACGGGCAGATCCAGACGACCTTGTACTACAAGCACATGGTGGACGTCTCGGACATCTGCGAGAAGCTCGGCAAGGCCGGCGGCGGCTGGCTCCCGATGGCACCCAACCTCTCCGTGGTCAACGGGCATTGGTACGGGGTGCCAGAGTTCTATATTCCGATCCCGGTGATGTGGCGGGGGGACCTGTGGAAGGAATACAATCTGCCGTCTCCAAGCACCTGGGACAACATGCGTACCGCCGCGCGGATCGGGAAGTCCAAAGGCCATCCGACCGGGTTTGCCATCTCCCACTGCAACGACGCCAACCACAACTGGCGGGCGGTGTTCTATGCGTTCGGGGTGCATGAGACCGACCCGTCCGGCAAGGAAGTCGCCTGGGACTCAAAGGCCCTCCGCGACGCGATGCAGTTCAGCAAGGCCCTGTGGTCGGAGGGCATGACCTCGGAGGTGTTCTCCTGGGACAACGTCTCCGACAACCGGTATCTAGACTCCGGGGTGGCCCTCTACATCCACGACGCGCTCTCGTCTCTCTTTTCGGTCGAGGACAGCAACCCCACGTTGTTCAACTCGATCAACGCCGCCGTCCCCGGCTCGGAGCCGAAGGGGCCGGCGCGGAGCGCGGCCGTCGTCGACGTCACGGTCCTCTCCGTCTGGAACTTCTCGAAGAACCAGGCGGGGGCGAAGGCATTCCTCGAGCAGTATGGCGGCGACGTCAAGTTCTCGCTGGAGGCCAGCAAGGGCTATAACATGCCGTACCTGAAGTCGTGGTACAAGAAGCCGATGCCGGGCATCGAGAAGCATCTGCCCAAGCTCGATCTGATGCAGGACTGGGACAAGGTGGGGCTGGTCTTCGGGTATCCGGGCCCCGCGGCGGCGCCTGCGGCGGAAGTCCTCGCGACATTTGTCCTTCCCGACATGCTGGCGAGATATTGTCACGGGGACAGCCTGGAGGGCTCGATCAAGTGGGGGTTGGGTCAGATCAAGGGCATCTACGCCAAGTACAAGTAA
- a CDS encoding DUF2848 family protein, with product MPLELEMSGAGGVWRWTPSIGSVLNAGWAGRDLEAVAAHVEEMRGLGVPAPDTVPIVFPVAQAMLTQGDRIEIYSPQSSGEVEYVLVATQHRVALTVGSDHTDRKVEATSIALSKQICPNVMARTAWAYADVAGHVDDLVLRAWVRSGGVWQRYQEGPIGALLAPSYWLDRLAGRLTERAAVVLFSGTIPTLAGALTYGDGFRMSLEDARLGRSIVHEYDASLVENPLAQTP from the coding sequence ATGCCTCTCGAGCTCGAGATGTCCGGTGCCGGCGGGGTGTGGCGGTGGACGCCTAGCATCGGGTCGGTGTTGAACGCCGGATGGGCGGGGCGCGACCTCGAGGCGGTGGCCGCGCACGTGGAGGAGATGCGCGGGCTTGGCGTGCCGGCGCCCGACACGGTCCCCATCGTCTTCCCCGTGGCTCAGGCGATGCTGACGCAGGGGGATAGGATCGAGATCTACTCCCCGCAGAGTTCCGGCGAGGTGGAGTACGTGCTGGTCGCGACCCAGCACCGCGTCGCGCTGACCGTTGGGAGCGACCACACGGACCGGAAGGTGGAGGCTACCTCCATCGCGCTCAGCAAGCAGATCTGTCCCAACGTAATGGCCCGTACGGCCTGGGCGTACGCGGACGTCGCCGGCCACGTGGACGATCTGGTGCTCCGGGCCTGGGTCCGCTCGGGCGGGGTCTGGCAGCGGTACCAGGAAGGGCCGATCGGTGCGCTGCTGGCCCCCTCGTATTGGCTGGATCGGCTGGCGGGCAGGCTCACCGAGCGCGCCGCCGTGGTGCTGTTTTCGGGAACCATCCCCACGCTCGCCGGCGCCCTCACCTACGGCGACGGTTTCCGGATGAGCCTCGAAGACGCCAGGTTGGGCCGATCCATTGTACACGAGTACGACGCGTCGCTTGTAGAGAACCCGCTGGCCCAAACGCCGTGA
- a CDS encoding MFS transporter: protein MTRFPADRGRLAVLAPLRHRNLRLFFTGQGISLIGSWMQTVGQAWLVLTITHSPFLLGVINALQWFPVLLFSLPAGVIVDRVPKRTLIMCTQALFLLLALALGLLTTTGHVRYWHVAVLAALLGTVNAFDVPARQAFVVEMVGGTEDLTGAIALNSSVFNGARLIGPGLAGLTIAAWGVGVAFLANAASFLAVLAALAAMRVVVPAVRVVPGTGLLMHIAEGVGFVRSTPAILRVLLTLGVLSLFAMNFNVFVPVLARTQLHLGPSGFGFLMAAQGSGALIGSLLVAGTSARGPRPAYLLWGALLLCGGLIALSQVGRPGVAAPELFFAGMGMVLFTATANSTVQLETPDALRGRVMSLYALVFNGLAPFGALMMGGIIGGWGLPVGLLVAGGVGLGGTWVARSVLGRFPAPAVVLG, encoded by the coding sequence GTGACCCGATTTCCGGCGGATCGTGGCCGCCTGGCGGTGCTCGCGCCGCTGCGGCATCGCAACCTCCGCCTCTTCTTCACGGGCCAGGGGATCTCGTTGATCGGCAGCTGGATGCAGACCGTGGGGCAGGCGTGGCTCGTCCTGACGATCACCCACTCGCCCTTCCTTCTGGGCGTCATCAACGCGCTCCAATGGTTCCCGGTGCTGCTGTTCTCGCTCCCCGCGGGGGTCATCGTGGATCGCGTGCCCAAGCGCACGCTGATCATGTGCACCCAGGCACTGTTCCTCCTGCTGGCGCTGGCGCTCGGACTGCTCACCACCACCGGCCACGTCCGGTACTGGCACGTCGCGGTATTGGCCGCGCTCCTCGGAACGGTGAACGCCTTCGACGTCCCGGCGCGGCAGGCGTTCGTCGTGGAGATGGTGGGTGGGACGGAAGATCTCACGGGCGCCATCGCGCTCAACTCCTCGGTGTTCAACGGCGCGCGGCTGATCGGGCCGGGGCTCGCCGGCTTGACGATCGCCGCGTGGGGGGTCGGGGTGGCATTTCTGGCGAACGCCGCCAGCTTCCTCGCCGTCCTCGCCGCGCTCGCCGCGATGCGGGTCGTCGTGCCGGCGGTCCGGGTCGTGCCCGGAACCGGATTGCTGATGCATATCGCTGAAGGAGTAGGCTTCGTCCGGTCGACGCCGGCGATCCTGAGAGTGCTGCTGACACTGGGCGTGCTGAGCCTGTTTGCGATGAACTTCAACGTGTTCGTTCCGGTGCTCGCCCGCACCCAGCTCCACCTCGGCCCGAGTGGGTTCGGGTTCCTCATGGCCGCGCAGGGCTCCGGGGCGCTGATCGGTTCGTTGCTCGTGGCCGGCACGAGCGCGCGCGGCCCGCGACCTGCGTACCTCCTCTGGGGCGCCCTGCTGCTCTGCGGGGGGTTGATCGCGCTCAGCCAGGTGGGCCGCCCCGGCGTGGCCGCCCCCGAGCTGTTTTTCGCGGGGATGGGGATGGTGCTATTTACCGCCACGGCAAACAGCACGGTCCAACTGGAGACGCCCGATGCGCTGAGGGGGCGCGTCATGAGCCTCTACGCCCTGGTCTTTAACGGCCTAGCCCCGTTTGGAGCGCTGATGATGGGCGGGATTATCGGGGGATGGGGCCTTCCCGTCGGTCTGCTCGTGGCTGGTGGGGTGGGTCTCGGGGGAACGTGGGTGGCGCGCAGCGTGCTGGGGCGGTTCCCGGCCCCAGCGGTGGTGCTCGGATGA
- a CDS encoding ABC transporter ATP-binding protein: protein MTNPTVTPRGELRIEGLSVVIPKTSGDIRVLEDVSLHVPAGAAVALVGGSGAGKSMTASAVLKLFPVPSRITAGRILLNGTDLVPLSERAMQAYRGRRIAIIFQEPTSALDPVMSVGDQVMEGIVAHLGRRGARERAAEALKLVGLDPSLLKRYPHELSGGQRQRVLIAAAIGPGPELLIADEPTAALDVTVQAQILDLLARLKRDLGMSLFLITHDLGVVAQTCDLVHVMRAGRIVESAETRQLFAAPQHPYTRTLVTGAQRLGLWAE, encoded by the coding sequence ATGACGAACCCGACCGTGACGCCGCGGGGGGAGCTGCGGATCGAGGGGCTCTCGGTCGTCATTCCCAAGACGAGCGGCGACATCCGGGTGCTGGAAGACGTATCCCTGCACGTCCCGGCCGGTGCGGCGGTGGCCCTGGTCGGCGGGTCCGGGGCGGGCAAGTCGATGACGGCCTCAGCCGTCCTAAAGCTCTTTCCTGTGCCCTCGCGCATCACCGCCGGTAGGATCCTGTTGAACGGGACCGACCTCGTCCCGCTGTCCGAGCGCGCGATGCAGGCGTACCGGGGCCGCCGCATCGCAATCATCTTCCAGGAACCCACCTCCGCCCTCGATCCGGTGATGTCCGTGGGCGACCAGGTCATGGAGGGGATCGTGGCCCACCTCGGCCGCCGGGGGGCGCGCGAGCGGGCCGCCGAGGCCCTCAAGCTCGTGGGGCTGGATCCATCGCTGCTCAAGCGCTATCCGCACGAACTCTCGGGGGGCCAGCGGCAGCGGGTCCTCATCGCCGCCGCGATCGGTCCGGGGCCGGAATTGCTAATCGCCGACGAGCCCACGGCCGCCCTCGACGTGACCGTGCAGGCGCAGATCCTGGACCTCCTGGCCCGGTTGAAGCGGGATCTCGGGATGTCGCTGTTCCTGATTACGCATGATCTCGGCGTCGTCGCGCAGACCTGCGACCTGGTGCATGTGATGCGCGCGGGCCGGATCGTGGAATCGGCCGAGACACGGCAGCTCTTTGCGGCGCCCCAGCACCCCTACACTCGGACACTGGTCACCGGCGCGCAGCGGCTGGGACTCTGGGCGGAGTGA